A genome region from Flavobacterium sp. CFS9 includes the following:
- a CDS encoding acyl-CoA thioesterase codes for MKNHQTQVRVRYSETDQMGVVYHGNYVPYFEIGRVEWLRNKGISYKSMEESGIGLPIVSMQINYKKSARYDELLTIHTTFKSQTSVKIEFDCAIYNEEDELLTTAVFVLVFISLKTGRPTAPPDYILELFKTLV; via the coding sequence ATGAAAAATCATCAAACGCAAGTGCGTGTTCGTTACTCGGAAACCGATCAAATGGGGGTTGTTTATCACGGAAATTATGTGCCATATTTTGAGATTGGACGCGTGGAATGGCTTAGAAATAAAGGGATTTCATATAAAAGCATGGAAGAAAGCGGTATCGGATTGCCAATTGTTTCAATGCAGATAAATTATAAAAAATCGGCACGTTACGATGAGCTTCTTACCATTCATACAACTTTCAAAAGTCAAACATCTGTTAAGATTGAATTTGATTGCGCAATCTACAATGAAGAAGATGAGTTATTAACAACTGCCGTGTTTGTTTTAGTATTTATTTCGTTAAAAACGGGTCGTCCTACAGCACCTCCGGATTACATTTTAGAATTATTTAAAACGCTGGTATAA
- a CDS encoding YigZ family protein translates to MEINDTYQTIAFESEEVLLKEKSSKFFGYAYPIESEDEVKPIIENLKKQHPHAVHYCYAYQLGTAPKISYRANDDGEPGNTAGAPIYGQIQSFGVTNVLIVVVRIYGGIKLGVGGLITAYKTTAQMALEACEIIEKTIDVHFLISFDYKNMNRVMRVIKEKKLEITAQEMEINEDSGLPIGKIITKTRKKNAETIFDIFNLMFEIDIKII, encoded by the coding sequence TTGGAAATTAACGATACTTACCAAACCATTGCTTTCGAATCTGAAGAAGTGCTTTTAAAAGAAAAAAGCAGCAAATTCTTCGGCTATGCCTATCCTATCGAAAGTGAAGACGAGGTAAAACCTATTATTGAGAACCTAAAAAAACAGCATCCCCATGCGGTCCACTATTGTTATGCCTATCAACTAGGAACCGCGCCTAAAATCTCCTACCGTGCCAATGACGACGGAGAACCCGGCAACACAGCAGGCGCACCAATTTACGGACAGATACAATCTTTTGGCGTAACCAACGTTTTAATAGTAGTAGTTCGGATTTACGGAGGAATTAAACTGGGCGTTGGCGGCCTGATCACGGCTTACAAAACAACAGCACAAATGGCGCTGGAAGCCTGTGAGATTATAGAAAAGACAATAGACGTTCACTTTCTAATCTCCTTTGATTACAAAAATATGAATCGGGTAATGCGGGTTATAAAAGAAAAAAAACTGGAAATTACAGCTCAGGAAATGGAGATTAATGAAGACTCAGGGCTTCCAATTGGCAAAATAATAACCAAAACACGTAAAAAAAATGCCGAAACAATATTCGACATTTTTAATTTAATGTTTGAAATCGATATTAAAATTATATAA
- a CDS encoding GNAT family N-acetyltransferase — translation MENWTIRVIKKEDNQAVAQLIRSVFDEMEIPKVGTAYEDPYLDLMFEEYNKPKSVYYVVEKEGEIIGCCGVAPLENGAPEICELQKMYFLPKTRGLGIGSVMMEKCLEQARIFGFEKCYIETMPFMHAAQKLYVKSGFEYLEAPMGNTGHSSCPVWMLKKL, via the coding sequence ATGGAAAATTGGACTATAAGAGTCATTAAAAAAGAAGACAATCAGGCAGTTGCGCAGTTAATACGATCTGTATTTGATGAAATGGAAATACCGAAAGTAGGGACTGCTTATGAAGATCCGTATTTAGATTTAATGTTTGAAGAATACAATAAGCCAAAATCGGTTTATTATGTGGTTGAAAAGGAAGGTGAAATTATAGGCTGCTGTGGAGTTGCGCCTTTGGAAAATGGTGCTCCGGAGATTTGTGAGCTGCAGAAAATGTACTTTTTGCCAAAAACTCGTGGCTTGGGAATTGGAAGTGTGATGATGGAGAAGTGTTTAGAGCAGGCGCGAATTTTTGGTTTTGAAAAATGTTATATCGAAACGATGCCTTTTATGCACGCCGCGCAAAAGCTATATGTAAAATCTGGTTTTGAATATTTAGAAGCTCCTATGGGGAATACCGGGCACAGTTCTTGCCCAGTCTGGATGCTGAAAAAATTATAG
- a CDS encoding HAD family hydrolase: MIDTIIFDFGDIFINLDKQATISGLQKLGLKEWNAELNQLNLLFETGDISREDFLSGFQKQLPNATTEQILEAWNAILADFPLYRLEFLQLLSQKYRLFLLSNTDSIHIETFENKSGISFYSDFYQCFEKVYFSFEIGMRKPNAEVFQYLINKHELSPKRTLFVDDKKENTDSAAALGFHVWNLQVGQEDVIDLFDKQIL; encoded by the coding sequence ATGATTGATACTATAATTTTTGACTTTGGAGATATTTTCATCAATCTGGACAAACAGGCAACTATTTCGGGATTGCAGAAATTAGGACTAAAAGAATGGAATGCAGAATTGAATCAATTGAATCTTTTGTTTGAAACCGGAGATATTTCACGAGAGGATTTTCTGTCAGGCTTTCAAAAACAACTTCCAAACGCCACTACCGAACAAATTTTGGAAGCATGGAACGCTATTTTAGCAGATTTCCCCTTATACCGACTGGAATTTTTACAACTGCTATCCCAAAAATACCGATTGTTTCTATTGAGCAATACCGATTCTATTCACATCGAAACTTTCGAAAACAAAAGTGGCATTTCGTTTTACAGTGATTTTTACCAATGCTTCGAAAAAGTTTATTTTTCATTTGAAATTGGGATGCGGAAACCAAATGCAGAAGTTTTTCAATATCTCATTAACAAACACGAGTTATCTCCAAAAAGAACTTTGTTTGTAGACGACAAAAAAGAAAATACAGATTCAGCCGCAGCACTGGGATTTCATGTCTGGAATTTACAAGTTGGACAAGAAGATGTTATTGATTTATTTGACAAACAAATACTTTAG
- the ribD gene encoding bifunctional diaminohydroxyphosphoribosylaminopyrimidine deaminase/5-amino-6-(5-phosphoribosylamino)uracil reductase RibD, with translation MNIHEKYIKRCIELAQNGFGTTYPNPMVGSVIVYDNQIIGEGWHKKAGEPHAEVNAVRSVKDKSLLSKATIYVSLEPCSHFGKTPPCCDLIIEHKIPHVVVGTVDPNEKVAGNGIKKLIESGANVTVGVLEKECFELNKRFFTFHQKQRPYILLKWAESQDGFLSPEKQKNAEREPIWITNSYSRQLVHKWRSEEQAILVGTQTVIDDNPKLNTRDWSGNNPVRVVLDQNNRIPKDSSVFDDTVKTIVFTKSETSLSTENTTFIIIDFNHSIVPQIAAALYQNQIQSVIIEGGTQTLQSFIDQNIWDEARIFIGKTSFKNGTKAPLIPKKNATRTNILDDELLNIRNHD, from the coding sequence GTGAATATACATGAAAAATACATAAAACGCTGCATCGAACTGGCTCAAAATGGTTTTGGGACTACTTATCCGAACCCAATGGTTGGAAGCGTAATTGTTTACGACAATCAGATCATCGGAGAAGGCTGGCACAAAAAAGCGGGAGAACCACACGCAGAGGTTAATGCTGTACGTTCTGTAAAAGACAAATCGCTGTTAAGCAAAGCGACAATATACGTTAGTTTAGAACCTTGCAGCCATTTTGGGAAGACACCTCCCTGCTGTGACTTAATTATAGAACATAAAATTCCACACGTGGTGGTTGGAACTGTTGATCCCAATGAAAAAGTGGCAGGAAACGGTATTAAAAAACTAATCGAATCCGGAGCAAATGTTACTGTTGGAGTTTTAGAAAAAGAATGCTTCGAGCTTAACAAACGCTTTTTTACTTTTCATCAAAAACAGAGACCTTATATATTATTAAAATGGGCCGAAAGTCAGGATGGCTTTTTATCCCCTGAAAAACAGAAAAATGCAGAACGAGAACCAATTTGGATCACCAATTCTTATTCCAGACAATTGGTTCACAAATGGAGAAGTGAAGAACAGGCCATTTTAGTGGGTACGCAAACCGTTATTGATGATAATCCGAAATTAAATACCAGAGACTGGTCAGGAAACAATCCCGTGAGAGTAGTTTTGGATCAAAATAACCGTATACCAAAAGATAGTTCTGTCTTTGACGACACTGTAAAAACCATTGTATTTACGAAATCTGAAACCAGCCTTTCAACAGAAAACACTACCTTTATAATAATTGATTTTAATCATAGCATTGTACCGCAGATTGCAGCTGCTCTGTATCAAAATCAAATTCAGTCTGTTATCATTGAAGGAGGTACTCAGACTTTGCAATCCTTTATCGACCAGAATATTTGGGATGAAGCCCGCATTTTCATCGGAAAAACTTCTTTCAAAAACGGAACTAAAGCACCACTTATTCCCAAAAAAAATGCAACAAGAACCAATATTCTCGACGACGAATTACTAAACATTAGAAATCATGATTGA
- the dnaA gene encoding chromosomal replication initiator protein DnaA translates to MTKTAQSVWENCLSFIKDNIQDQAYKTWFEPIKSVELTDNALYIQVPSKFFYEWLEEHYVKLLKVALTKELGKNAKLLYKIKMENTYGNKQPFTEQLPSSNRVPMKPQEVDAPFKNLNPELKNPFVIPGIRNLKIESQLNPNYSFDNFLEGDSNRLARSAGMAVANKPGGTSFNPLLIFGGVGLGKTHLAHAIGVEVKDKYPEKTVLYISAEIFTQQYIDSVKKNNRNDFIHFYQLIDVLIIDDVQFLSGKSGTQDVFFHIFNYLHQNGKQVILTSDKAPVDMQDIEQRLLSRFKWGLSAELHQPDYETRISILKNILYRDGVEMPEDIIEYVARNIKSNVRELEGAIISLIAQSSFNKKEVTIELAKSVVEKFVKNVKREISIDYIQKIVSDYFQLDVETLQSKTRKRHVVQARQLAMFFAKKFTKASLANIGSQIGDRDHATVLHACKTVDNLVSTDKQFKKFVEDINKKLTL, encoded by the coding sequence ATGACTAAAACTGCTCAATCGGTATGGGAAAACTGTTTGTCTTTTATAAAGGACAATATTCAAGATCAAGCATACAAAACTTGGTTTGAGCCAATCAAGTCAGTTGAACTAACCGATAACGCGTTATACATTCAAGTACCAAGTAAATTTTTCTACGAATGGCTCGAAGAGCATTACGTAAAATTATTGAAAGTTGCACTTACCAAAGAACTGGGAAAAAACGCAAAGTTACTCTATAAAATTAAAATGGAGAACACTTATGGAAATAAACAGCCGTTTACCGAGCAGCTGCCAAGTTCCAACAGAGTTCCAATGAAACCGCAAGAGGTTGATGCTCCGTTTAAAAACCTAAATCCTGAACTTAAGAATCCGTTTGTAATTCCGGGAATCCGAAATTTAAAAATTGAATCTCAGTTAAATCCAAATTACAGTTTTGATAATTTCCTTGAAGGAGATTCAAACCGTTTGGCCCGTTCTGCGGGTATGGCAGTTGCCAACAAGCCTGGAGGAACTTCCTTTAATCCGTTATTGATCTTTGGAGGAGTTGGATTAGGAAAAACCCACTTAGCACATGCTATAGGAGTAGAAGTAAAAGACAAATATCCTGAAAAAACGGTTTTATACATTTCTGCCGAAATTTTCACACAGCAATATATTGATTCTGTAAAAAAGAACAATCGTAATGATTTTATTCATTTTTATCAGTTAATCGATGTTTTAATTATTGACGATGTTCAGTTCTTATCAGGAAAATCAGGAACTCAGGATGTATTCTTCCATATTTTCAATTATTTGCATCAAAACGGAAAACAGGTAATCCTTACTTCCGACAAGGCACCTGTTGATATGCAGGATATCGAGCAGCGTTTATTATCCCGTTTCAAATGGGGTCTTTCTGCCGAACTGCACCAACCGGATTACGAAACCCGTATTTCTATCTTAAAAAACATATTGTATCGTGATGGTGTTGAAATGCCGGAAGATATTATCGAATATGTGGCACGTAACATCAAGAGTAACGTTAGAGAATTAGAGGGCGCTATTATTTCCTTAATTGCTCAGTCTTCTTTCAACAAAAAAGAAGTTACTATTGAGTTAGCCAAAAGCGTAGTAGAAAAATTTGTTAAGAACGTAAAAAGAGAAATCTCTATCGATTATATTCAAAAAATTGTGTCTGATTATTTCCAGTTGGATGTTGAAACACTTCAATCGAAAACCCGAAAGAGGCACGTGGTACAGGCGAGACAATTGGCCATGTTTTTTGCAAAGAAATTCACAAAAGCTTCTTTGGCAAACATTGGTTCACAAATTGGAGATCGCGACCACGCTACCGTATTACACGCTTGCAAAACAGTTGACAATTTAGTTTCTACAGACAAACAATTCAAAAAATTTGTCGAAGACATCAACAAAAAACTAACGCTATAA
- a CDS encoding low molecular weight protein-tyrosine-phosphatase, which translates to MPVKILMVCLGNICRSPLAEGILASKLPKNNFIVDSAGTGSWHVGHSPDKRSIAVAQKNGIDIGNQKGRQFKPADFNTFDYIYVMDSSNYDDVIKLAQTEEHKNKVRLILDELFPDENVDVPDPYFGVTNGFENVYQMLDEVTDIISKKLIEKHS; encoded by the coding sequence ATGCCAGTAAAAATTTTAATGGTTTGTTTGGGAAACATTTGCAGATCACCTTTAGCTGAAGGTATTTTAGCTTCAAAATTACCCAAAAATAATTTCATCGTTGACTCAGCCGGAACCGGATCCTGGCATGTAGGACACTCCCCTGATAAACGATCTATAGCAGTAGCCCAAAAAAACGGCATAGACATTGGAAACCAAAAAGGAAGACAATTCAAACCTGCTGACTTCAATACTTTTGATTACATCTATGTGATGGATTCTTCTAATTATGACGACGTTATAAAACTGGCTCAGACTGAAGAACATAAAAACAAAGTCCGTCTGATTTTAGACGAATTATTTCCCGATGAAAACGTAGATGTTCCGGATCCTTACTTTGGCGTTACCAACGGATTTGAAAATGTATATCAAATGTTAGATGAAGTAACCGATATCATCTCGAAGAAACTTATCGAAAAACATTCATAA